The Chloroflexi bacterium ADurb.Bin180 genome contains a region encoding:
- a CDS encoding Bacterial membrane protein YfhO has protein sequence MTHYRQRIVLAGIILLVLGCAWLAFPAGSFRGAGLLRTHLPLRIAYAAELANSGLPLWTPLLYGGYPLLADPQMGALYPPHLLLYRWLPVTSAFCVLLGLHLLWAALGFYLLAARQGVRRGSALVAALVYCLALALVARFGPASALACLSWLPWLLLLTGRLAEPSGSLPAARQTSLLALTAGMTLLAGPPRRALLCLLAAAAYGAYLSLARGPRRRTLPAVLLLAGLLAGAALASVQLLPMLELERLSVRPAALDPAALPALPRSALSVRPRSLPFLAAQTGIYRILTQEKDGIPASGQVESYSSNLSLVWGLPTASGLASLVPARYARYTAGMTSAMLNLLGVKYYLLPQDSTAAAYDLNDPFLYSPLNDVLPTGLRVAAGFELEWYLSDSAELRDGEPVAVFDYVTEESVDLNENVLTVGSHVADWAYERSDVRAVVAHNQAPIARTFPARSGSPPEDHVGYVYRAVVRLPYAVLVNGLQMPAILPPDRIHVERATMIDGQGHRHLLSHLKGLGDHTLAYRSEDVAILENHDVLPRLFLAYEARPVPDDAQALALLHGGQVDLQREVLLAAAEVAPARPPTAGTERVALAEYGSRRVAVEVEVPADGYLVLTDSWYPGWRVSVDGREAPLLRADFLFRAVHLTAGEHRVEFTYQPEPFRTGGWISAAAAVFVLALWLWGGKKYGLVGA, from the coding sequence GTGACACACTATCGACAGCGGATCGTTCTTGCGGGGATCATCCTTCTTGTGCTGGGCTGCGCATGGCTCGCCTTCCCTGCCGGGAGCTTCCGCGGCGCGGGCCTGCTCCGGACGCACCTGCCTTTGCGCATCGCCTACGCCGCCGAGCTGGCCAACAGCGGTCTGCCCCTGTGGACGCCGCTGCTGTACGGCGGCTACCCCCTGCTGGCGGACCCGCAGATGGGAGCCCTTTACCCTCCCCATCTCCTTCTCTACCGCTGGCTGCCGGTGACCTCTGCCTTCTGCGTTCTCCTGGGCCTCCACCTGCTTTGGGCGGCACTCGGTTTCTATCTGCTCGCCGCGCGGCAGGGGGTGCGGCGCGGGTCCGCCCTGGTTGCGGCCCTCGTCTATTGCCTGGCCCTGGCTCTCGTTGCCCGGTTCGGTCCCGCGAGCGCCCTGGCCTGCCTGTCCTGGCTGCCCTGGCTCCTCCTGCTAACCGGCCGTCTGGCGGAGCCCTCTGGCTCATTGCCTGCAGCCCGGCAGACCTCTCTGCTAGCCCTGACCGCGGGGATGACCCTGCTGGCCGGCCCGCCCCGGCGGGCCCTGCTGTGCCTGCTGGCGGCCGCAGCGTACGGGGCATACCTGTCGCTGGCCCGCGGCCCGCGTCGTCGAACTCTCCCGGCCGTTCTTCTCCTGGCCGGGCTGCTGGCCGGAGCGGCTCTGGCCTCAGTGCAGCTACTGCCGATGCTCGAGCTGGAGCGGCTGTCCGTGCGGCCTGCGGCTCTCGACCCGGCAGCTCTCCCGGCCCTCCCTCGCTCCGCGTTGAGCGTGCGGCCGAGGTCCCTGCCCTTCCTCGCCGCGCAGACGGGGATCTACCGCATCTTGACTCAGGAGAAGGACGGCATTCCCGCGTCCGGGCAGGTCGAGTCCTACTCCTCCAATCTGTCCCTTGTGTGGGGCCTGCCCACGGCAAGCGGCCTCGCCTCTTTGGTTCCCGCCCGCTACGCCCGCTACACCGCTGGCATGACCTCGGCGATGCTCAACCTGCTGGGGGTCAAGTACTATCTGCTGCCCCAGGACTCGACCGCTGCCGCCTACGACCTGAACGACCCCTTCCTGTACAGTCCGCTGAACGACGTGCTGCCCACGGGGCTGAGGGTGGCCGCCGGCTTCGAGCTCGAATGGTATCTCAGCGATTCGGCCGAGCTGCGCGATGGCGAGCCCGTGGCGGTTTTCGATTACGTCACCGAGGAATCAGTTGACCTGAACGAGAATGTCCTGACCGTCGGCTCCCACGTCGCCGACTGGGCCTATGAGCGCAGCGACGTCCGGGCGGTCGTGGCGCACAATCAGGCCCCCATCGCCCGCACCTTCCCGGCGCGCTCCGGTTCACCGCCGGAGGATCACGTAGGCTATGTGTACCGCGCTGTGGTGCGGCTCCCCTACGCGGTACTGGTGAATGGACTGCAGATGCCGGCCATTCTGCCGCCGGACCGCATCCACGTTGAGCGGGCCACCATGATCGATGGGCAGGGCCACCGGCATCTCCTCTCGCACCTCAAGGGCCTGGGCGACCACACCCTGGCCTACCGCAGCGAGGATGTGGCCATCTTGGAGAACCACGATGTCCTGCCGCGGCTTTTCCTGGCGTACGAGGCGCGGCCGGTGCCGGACGATGCGCAGGCGCTGGCCCTTCTGCATGGTGGCCAAGTGGACCTGCAACGGGAGGTTCTGCTGGCCGCTGCGGAGGTTGCGCCTGCCCGGCCGCCGACGGCGGGAACGGAGCGGGTGGCACTGGCGGAGTACGGCTCTCGCCGCGTGGCGGTGGAAGTGGAGGTGCCTGCCGATGGCTACCTGGTGCTGACCGATAGCTGGTACCCCGGCTGGCGAGTGTCGGTGGATGGCCGGGAGGCCCCTCTCCTGCGCGCGGATTTCCTCTTCCGCGCCGTCCACCTGACCGCGGGCGAGCACCGGGTCGAGTTCACCTATCAGCCCGAGCCCTTCCGCACCGGGGGATGGATCAGCGCAGCGGCAGCGGTCTTTGTTCTGGCGCTCTGGCTGTGGGGTGGAAAGAAGTACGGCCTGGTGGGCGCCTGA